A window of Pseudodesulfovibrio hydrargyri contains these coding sequences:
- the hmcD gene encoding sulfate respiration complex protein HmcD, producing MEFYTLQDYYTFTKGTIYLIMGGILVAATLYWRFLMGGNKKDD from the coding sequence ATGGAATTCTACACGCTCCAAGACTATTACACGTTCACCAAGGGAACCATATACCTGATCATGGGCGGCATCCTCGTGGCGGCGACCCTGTACTGGCGCTTCCTGATGGGCGGCAACAAAAAGGACGACTAG
- the hmcE gene encoding sulfate respiration complex protein HmcE: MYDFLTGPMLWLTFAVSFGGLLVRAVMYVKGLSWQLDRVAYRPHMKYGIRGGVRSILAFIIPFKARLWRTRPGFTLIFFAFHIGLLVTPVFLEAHNVMLQNALGFSLPALPTGVADGLAWVCLVGGLFLLLRRIAFPEVRIITTFYDYLLLVISVLPFVTGLIARYEMGDYNFWLAAHILSGEIWLLALPFTKLSHVLLFFMSRMQLGMDYGIKRGGMKGTDMAW; the protein is encoded by the coding sequence ATGTACGATTTCCTGACCGGGCCCATGCTCTGGCTGACGTTCGCCGTCAGTTTCGGCGGCCTGCTCGTTCGCGCCGTGATGTATGTCAAGGGCCTCAGCTGGCAGCTCGACCGCGTGGCGTACCGTCCCCATATGAAATACGGCATCAGGGGGGGCGTGCGCTCCATCCTGGCCTTCATCATCCCGTTCAAGGCCCGGCTGTGGCGGACCCGCCCCGGCTTCACCCTCATCTTCTTCGCCTTCCACATCGGGCTGCTGGTCACCCCGGTCTTCCTGGAAGCGCACAACGTGATGCTCCAAAACGCCCTGGGCTTCAGTCTGCCCGCCCTGCCCACCGGGGTGGCCGACGGACTGGCCTGGGTCTGCCTGGTGGGCGGCCTGTTCCTGCTGCTGCGGCGCATCGCCTTCCCCGAGGTGCGGATCATCACCACCTTCTACGACTACCTGCTGCTGGTCATCTCGGTGCTCCCTTTCGTCACCGGCCTGATCGCCCGGTACGAGATGGGGGACTACAACTTCTGGCTGGCCGCCCACATCCTGAGCGGCGAAATCTGGCTCCTGGCCCTGCCCTTCACCAAGCTCAGCCACGTGTTGCTGTTCTTCATGTCCCGCATGCAGCTGGGCATGGACTACGGCATCAAGCGCGGCGGCATGAAGGGCACGGACATGGCCTGGTAA
- the hmcF gene encoding sulfate respiration complex iron-sulfur protein HmcF — translation MPEGKFCNKTPITTDEQLKATLGDKGGKQYYEEMNHLDVDSDKLWASIQKTMKSRTKTWLEICAHCGLCAESCFLYQVNGRVPEQVPSYKIQSTLGVMVKKKGKVDNEFMQMCMETAWSKCTCCNRCGMYCPHGIDMGVMFSYLRGLLYSQGFVPWELKIGSGMHRVYRAQMDVTTEDWVETCEWMAEENEEDWPGLEIPVDKEGADIMYTCNAREPKHYPEDIAEAAILFHVAGENWTVPSEGWEQTSLSMFAGDWECCKDNVLNVYAALERLKPKRAIGTECGHAHRATVIEGPYWAGRPDGQPPVPYIHYVEWLAEALREGKLKIDPAKRIKEPVTLQDSCNYVRNQGLKDVTREIISYIVEPGYFVEMAPNKEHNYCCGGGGGFNGIGKYREQRNVALRKKRDQILDTGCKLVIAPCHNCWDAIRDLEEEYEIGIRWSFLKPLVIGMLDVPKHLLPPEE, via the coding sequence ATGCCTGAAGGTAAATTCTGCAATAAGACGCCGATCACCACCGACGAACAGCTCAAAGCGACCCTCGGTGACAAGGGCGGCAAGCAATACTACGAAGAGATGAACCATCTGGACGTGGACTCGGACAAGCTCTGGGCCTCCATCCAGAAGACCATGAAGTCCCGGACCAAGACCTGGCTCGAGATCTGCGCCCACTGCGGCCTGTGCGCCGAGTCCTGCTTCCTGTACCAGGTCAACGGCCGGGTGCCCGAACAGGTCCCGTCCTACAAGATCCAGTCCACCCTCGGGGTGATGGTCAAGAAGAAGGGCAAGGTGGACAACGAGTTCATGCAGATGTGCATGGAGACCGCCTGGTCCAAGTGCACCTGCTGCAACCGGTGCGGCATGTACTGTCCCCACGGCATCGACATGGGCGTGATGTTCAGCTACCTGCGCGGCCTGCTCTACTCCCAGGGCTTCGTGCCGTGGGAGCTCAAGATCGGCTCCGGCATGCACCGCGTGTACCGCGCCCAGATGGACGTGACCACCGAGGACTGGGTCGAGACCTGCGAGTGGATGGCCGAGGAGAACGAGGAGGACTGGCCCGGCCTGGAGATTCCCGTGGACAAGGAAGGCGCGGACATCATGTACACCTGCAACGCCCGCGAGCCCAAGCACTACCCCGAGGACATCGCCGAGGCGGCCATCCTCTTCCACGTGGCGGGCGAGAACTGGACCGTGCCCTCCGAGGGCTGGGAGCAGACCTCCCTGTCCATGTTCGCCGGCGACTGGGAATGCTGCAAGGACAACGTCCTGAACGTCTACGCCGCGCTGGAGCGCCTCAAGCCCAAACGGGCCATCGGCACCGAATGCGGCCACGCGCACCGCGCGACGGTCATCGAAGGTCCCTACTGGGCGGGCCGCCCCGACGGGCAGCCGCCGGTCCCCTACATCCACTACGTGGAATGGCTGGCCGAGGCCCTGCGCGAAGGCAAGCTCAAGATCGACCCGGCCAAGCGGATCAAGGAGCCGGTCACCCTGCAGGACTCCTGCAACTACGTGCGCAACCAGGGGCTCAAGGACGTCACCCGCGAGATCATCAGCTACATCGTGGAGCCCGGGTACTTCGTGGAGATGGCCCCGAACAAGGAGCACAACTACTGCTGCGGCGGCGGTGGCGGATTCAACGGCATCGGCAAGTACCGCGAGCAGCGCAACGTGGCCCTGCGCAAGAAGCGCGACCAGATCCTGGACACCGGCTGCAAGCTGGTCATCGCGCCCTGCCACAACTGCTGGGACGCCATCCGCGACCTGGAGGAAGAGTACGAGATCGGCATCCGCTGGTCCTTCCTCAAGCCGCTGGTCATCGGCATGCTCGACGTGCCCAAGCACCTGCTGCCCCCCGAGGAATAA
- a CDS encoding universal stress protein, with protein MFKKILLATSGAPSTFGAARVAFDMAKRYGAEVVVFNVMGVPTKAFSQLVNDVRTGEEIEVDDEYRAWVEEELKSTFEKQIESVEYAKIVTTTGVPSREILRAARAEDADLIVMGASSGDSSAYRKGYPGSTLQRVAKAARCPVMTVHRETASYWGGFGNIVFATDFSKQAENAFKFALNSAKELGCDLTLFHALDISGKVLDQNAIEDKLIEARTRIRETYGPLMGDFKDFDIEVWEGVPYVEVVKIARERSADLIVLAHHSRELDPELASLGSTLEQVILRAGCPVVSVSKPDKV; from the coding sequence ATGTTCAAGAAGATTCTACTGGCGACCAGCGGTGCTCCGTCCACCTTCGGCGCCGCGCGGGTGGCCTTCGACATGGCCAAACGCTACGGGGCCGAGGTGGTGGTGTTCAACGTCATGGGCGTGCCCACCAAGGCCTTTTCCCAGCTGGTCAACGACGTGCGCACCGGCGAGGAGATCGAGGTCGACGACGAATACCGCGCCTGGGTCGAGGAGGAGCTCAAGTCCACCTTCGAGAAGCAGATCGAATCGGTGGAGTACGCCAAGATCGTGACCACCACGGGCGTGCCCAGCCGCGAGATTCTGCGCGCCGCCCGGGCCGAGGACGCCGACCTGATCGTCATGGGCGCGAGCTCCGGCGATTCGAGCGCCTACCGCAAGGGCTACCCCGGCTCCACCCTGCAGCGCGTGGCCAAGGCCGCCCGCTGCCCGGTCATGACCGTGCACCGCGAGACCGCCTCCTACTGGGGCGGGTTCGGCAACATCGTCTTCGCCACCGACTTCTCCAAGCAGGCCGAGAACGCCTTCAAGTTCGCCCTCAACTCGGCAAAGGAACTGGGCTGCGACCTGACCCTGTTCCATGCCCTGGACATCAGCGGCAAGGTCCTGGACCAGAACGCCATCGAGGACAAGCTCATCGAGGCCAGGACCCGCATCCGCGAGACCTACGGGCCGCTCATGGGCGACTTCAAGGACTTCGACATCGAGGTCTGGGAAGGCGTGCCCTACGTGGAGGTAGTCAAGATCGCCCGCGAGCGCAGCGCCGACCTCATCGTCCTGGCGCACCACTCCCGGGAGCTCGATCCGGAGCTGGCGTCCCTCGGGTCCACCCTGGAGCAGGTCATCCTGCGCGCCGGGTGCCCGGTGGTCAGCGTGAGCAAACCGGACAAGGTCTAG
- the divK gene encoding DVU0259 family response regulator domain-containing protein, producing the protein MSKKILIIDDDQEIRSYLSELLGDNGYETVTANDGAEAVEIAKAEKPDLITLDLEMPNEWGPRFYRKISQDDALKRTPVVVISGLNAIKYAIPKAIASLTKPFEPAQLLKIVKDAIG; encoded by the coding sequence ATGTCCAAGAAGATTCTCATAATCGACGACGACCAGGAAATCCGTTCGTATCTGTCCGAACTGCTCGGGGACAACGGATATGAAACCGTGACCGCCAACGACGGCGCGGAGGCCGTGGAGATCGCCAAGGCCGAGAAGCCCGATCTGATCACGCTGGACCTGGAAATGCCCAATGAATGGGGTCCGAGGTTCTACCGCAAGATCAGCCAGGACGACGCCCTCAAGCGCACTCCGGTGGTGGTCATCAGCGGCCTCAACGCGATCAAATACGCTATTCCCAAGGCGATCGCAAGCCTTACCAAGCCTTTTGAGCCCGCCCAGCTGCTGAAGATCGTCAAGGACGCCATCGGCTAG
- the divK gene encoding DVU0259 family response regulator domain-containing protein, which yields MPKKIMVVDDDPDIVDYLISVFEDHGYDTCRASDGISAYEVAMAEKPDLITLDIEMPHEWGPRFYRRLTSEKEFSDIPVIVISGLSGIHLAIRRAVATIKKPFDPADVIQIVREALGE from the coding sequence ATGCCAAAGAAAATCATGGTGGTGGACGACGATCCGGACATCGTCGATTACCTCATCAGCGTATTCGAAGACCACGGATACGACACCTGCCGCGCTTCCGACGGGATTTCAGCCTATGAGGTGGCCATGGCCGAAAAGCCGGACCTCATCACGCTGGACATCGAAATGCCCCACGAGTGGGGACCGCGTTTCTACCGTCGGCTGACCAGTGAAAAGGAGTTTTCCGACATCCCGGTGATCGTCATCTCCGGGCTCTCGGGAATCCATCTGGCCATACGGCGGGCCGTGGCGACCATAAAGAAGCCCTTCGACCCGGCGGATGTGATCCAGATCGTACGAGAGGCACTGGGCGAATAA
- a CDS encoding response regulator has translation MDFKRLLLVDDEEGVRRFLGLSLMDLGYEVETAANGKEALEVFDAFKPGIVFTDIKMPVMDGIDLLKAIKERSPDTEVVMITGHGDMDLAIESLKFDASDFITKPINNDVLEVSLERARERYSMKLQLREYTENLEKLVEEKTDRIVELERQNAACQVVQGLSSALSDAAQEADTGYGVFNELPCLVSIHNRYLEIVAHNRLFEERLGNQVGNNSFDIYSDRTSPGNACPVQRTFETGKGQRSKENFLSKDGDEIPVTVYTAPLPNKDGEIELVLDISVDMTELKRLQDELYTTQYKYQRLFDEAPCYITVQDADLNIVEANRLFKQDFGEVEGHFCFEAYKHRSEPCEGCLVDKTLLDGESRQQETVVTTLSGEQKHMLVQAAPLHDASGRIFQAMELSTDITEIRRLQDHLTSLGIMLGSMSHGVKGMLTSLDGGIYRLESGLKKGDEERVAAATRTLKAMIGRVKKMVLDILYYAKSRELETEAVDASAFLRDTADIGAARAASGKIEFVRDIPDDLGTIQADTAALSAALVNFLENGVDACEARKDGRLALSARRDETGLVITISDNGMGMDRETRDKIFTLFFSSKGKRGTGIGLFISNQTIEQHGGAIRVESAPHEGSTFIITLPDRAGKQEAGAGK, from the coding sequence ATGGATTTCAAACGACTGCTGCTCGTGGACGACGAGGAAGGCGTCCGCCGGTTCCTCGGCCTCTCGCTGATGGACCTGGGCTACGAAGTGGAAACCGCCGCCAACGGCAAGGAGGCCCTAGAGGTCTTCGACGCCTTCAAGCCCGGAATCGTCTTCACCGACATCAAGATGCCCGTCATGGACGGCATCGACCTGCTCAAGGCCATCAAGGAGCGTTCCCCGGACACCGAAGTGGTCATGATCACCGGCCACGGGGACATGGACCTGGCCATCGAATCCCTCAAGTTCGACGCCTCGGACTTCATCACCAAACCGATCAACAACGACGTGCTCGAGGTCTCCCTGGAGCGCGCCCGCGAGCGCTACAGCATGAAGCTGCAGCTGCGCGAATACACCGAGAACCTGGAAAAGCTGGTCGAGGAAAAGACCGACCGCATCGTGGAGCTGGAGCGCCAGAACGCCGCCTGCCAGGTGGTCCAGGGGCTGTCCTCGGCCCTGTCCGACGCGGCCCAGGAGGCGGATACCGGCTACGGCGTGTTCAACGAACTGCCCTGCCTGGTGTCCATCCACAACCGCTACCTCGAGATCGTGGCCCACAACCGCCTGTTCGAGGAGCGCCTGGGCAACCAGGTGGGCAACAACAGCTTCGACATCTACTCCGACCGCACCTCGCCGGGCAACGCCTGCCCGGTGCAGCGCACCTTCGAGACCGGCAAGGGCCAGCGCAGCAAGGAGAATTTCCTGTCCAAGGACGGCGACGAGATACCGGTCACGGTCTACACGGCGCCCCTGCCCAACAAGGACGGCGAGATCGAACTGGTCCTGGACATCTCCGTGGACATGACCGAGCTCAAGCGCCTCCAGGACGAACTGTACACCACCCAGTACAAGTACCAGCGCCTGTTCGACGAGGCCCCCTGCTACATCACCGTGCAGGACGCGGACCTGAACATCGTCGAGGCCAACCGGCTGTTCAAGCAGGACTTCGGCGAGGTCGAGGGGCACTTCTGCTTCGAGGCCTACAAGCACAGAAGCGAGCCGTGCGAGGGGTGTCTGGTGGACAAGACCCTGCTGGACGGCGAATCGCGGCAGCAGGAGACCGTGGTGACCACGCTTTCCGGCGAGCAGAAGCACATGCTCGTCCAGGCCGCGCCCCTGCACGACGCCTCGGGCCGCATCTTCCAGGCCATGGAGCTGTCCACGGACATCACCGAGATCCGCAGGCTCCAGGACCACCTGACCTCGCTGGGCATCATGCTCGGGTCCATGTCCCACGGCGTCAAGGGCATGCTGACCTCCCTGGACGGCGGGATCTACCGGTTGGAGTCGGGCCTGAAAAAGGGCGACGAGGAGCGCGTGGCCGCGGCCACCCGGACCCTCAAGGCCATGATCGGCCGGGTCAAGAAGATGGTTCTGGACATCCTCTACTACGCCAAGTCCCGCGAGCTCGAGACCGAGGCCGTGGACGCGTCCGCGTTCCTCAGGGACACGGCCGACATCGGCGCGGCCAGGGCCGCCTCGGGCAAGATCGAGTTCGTCCGCGACATCCCGGACGACCTGGGGACCATCCAGGCCGACACCGCGGCCCTGTCCGCGGCCCTGGTCAACTTCCTGGAGAACGGCGTGGACGCCTGCGAGGCACGCAAGGACGGCAGACTGGCCCTGTCCGCGAGGCGCGACGAGACCGGGCTGGTCATCACCATATCGGACAACGGCATGGGCATGGACCGCGAGACCCGGGACAAGATCTTCACCCTGTTCTTCTCGTCCAAGGGCAAGCGCGGCACCGGCATCGGCCTGTTCATCTCCAACCAGACCATCGAGCAGCACGGCGGGGCCATCCGGGTGGAGTCCGCCCCGCACGAGGGCTCGACCTTCATCATCACCCTGCCCGACCGGGCCGGGAAGCAAGAGGCCGGAGCCGGAAAATAA
- a CDS encoding RrF2 family transcriptional regulator yields the protein MKLTTRSRYGTRLLLDIALHSENGSPVPSKDTAEREKLSLKYLEKLIKMLKQAGYVKGKRGPNGGNVLVREPEDISIGEVARILDGEEQVLGCEGDPSTCPRAAVCLKRSIWDDASLAMYRMLDSYSLADLMKDAYLCPENPPKSDD from the coding sequence ATGAAACTGACCACACGCAGCCGATACGGCACCCGATTGCTCCTGGACATCGCCCTCCATTCGGAGAACGGCAGTCCGGTCCCGAGCAAGGACACGGCCGAGCGTGAAAAGCTGTCCCTGAAGTATCTCGAAAAGCTGATCAAGATGCTCAAGCAGGCGGGCTACGTGAAGGGCAAACGCGGCCCCAACGGCGGCAACGTCCTGGTGCGCGAGCCCGAGGACATCTCCATCGGCGAGGTGGCCCGCATCCTGGACGGCGAGGAGCAGGTCCTGGGCTGCGAGGGCGACCCATCCACCTGCCCGCGCGCGGCCGTCTGCCTCAAGCGCTCCATCTGGGACGACGCCTCCCTGGCCATGTACAGGATGCTCGACTCCTACTCCCTGGCCGACCTGATGAAGGACGCGTACCTGTGTCCCGAGAATCCGCCCAAGAGCGACGACTAG
- a CDS encoding PAS domain-containing protein, which produces MLKRYRESLIAKMILSGGVTLILCVFLWTGFNVYYFKNNVVSNVMSDIEMVSDTIMLALHYAMMLDNEEDIKENINNIAKQEEIENIRVYNKQGRIVFSNIPAEIGTVIGQQTPACRACHQYAPPPPALPLSKRTRMIESDGRQLMAIMTPIANSEGCSPGPCHVHSGDEQVLGLLDVTVNMDAKNALIRMFERANMGISVVVFAATFLALFAFTYRFIFRPIKRLITATRGISGGTDYTDIDIEQVDEIGTLGQAFNMMGRRVSDKHRELLEQREEYRNLFDNVPCLVSVVDTDYRVIRHNSAYERHFGTPGGKRCWQVNKGRLEKCEVCPVDRTFQDGKAHMSEESGMSKDGHTIHWIVYTSPVRDENGRVVAAMEMMVDITHRRELESKLAASEHRYHAIFDSIPNAVFVLDRKTLEILNCNESSQEMYGWGQLEMRGRSFMDFFRHDEAGDWEEAVRSQSEIELCTHVDKSGRPFFVFLSISPARFEGRDTLIVTCTDVTRKIEMERQLIQASKMTTLGEMSTGVAHELNQPLTILQAISNLLTHRAENGTEISPEIMREMAEGISTHVDRAAKIIEHMREFGRKSDLRTMPVQVNEVLERGFEFFSQQLQIHNIRVDWELEEGLPLIMADSNRLEQVVINLLLNARDAIEDRWKDEKSNEDKRILLQSFSTPERVVFRICDTGAGIPPAIRERLFEPFFTTKIVGKGTGLGLSISYGIVTDYGGKIKADSWEQGGACFEISFPRAECEL; this is translated from the coding sequence GTGCTGAAGCGGTACCGCGAGAGCCTGATCGCGAAGATGATCCTGTCGGGCGGGGTGACGCTCATCCTGTGCGTCTTCCTGTGGACCGGGTTCAACGTCTATTACTTCAAGAACAACGTGGTCTCCAACGTCATGTCCGACATCGAGATGGTCTCGGACACGATCATGCTCGCCCTGCACTACGCGATGATGCTCGACAACGAAGAGGACATCAAAGAGAACATCAACAACATCGCCAAGCAGGAGGAGATCGAGAACATCCGGGTCTACAACAAGCAGGGACGCATCGTCTTCTCCAACATCCCGGCCGAGATCGGCACGGTCATCGGCCAGCAGACCCCGGCCTGCCGGGCCTGCCATCAGTACGCGCCGCCGCCCCCGGCCCTGCCCCTGTCCAAGCGGACGAGGATGATCGAGTCGGACGGCCGCCAGCTCATGGCCATCATGACCCCCATCGCCAACTCCGAGGGGTGCTCGCCCGGCCCCTGCCACGTCCACTCGGGGGACGAACAGGTCCTCGGCCTGCTGGACGTGACCGTGAACATGGACGCCAAGAACGCCCTGATCCGAATGTTCGAGCGGGCCAACATGGGCATCTCCGTGGTCGTGTTCGCGGCCACCTTCCTGGCCCTGTTCGCCTTCACCTACCGGTTCATCTTCCGGCCCATAAAACGGCTCATCACGGCCACGCGCGGCATCAGCGGCGGGACCGACTACACGGACATCGACATCGAGCAGGTGGACGAGATCGGCACCCTGGGCCAGGCCTTCAACATGATGGGCCGCCGCGTCTCGGACAAGCACCGCGAACTGCTTGAGCAACGCGAGGAATACCGCAACCTGTTCGACAACGTGCCCTGCCTGGTCTCGGTGGTGGACACCGATTACCGGGTCATCCGCCACAACTCGGCCTATGAGCGGCATTTCGGCACGCCCGGCGGCAAGCGGTGCTGGCAGGTGAACAAGGGCCGCCTGGAGAAATGCGAGGTCTGCCCCGTGGACCGGACCTTCCAGGACGGCAAGGCGCACATGTCCGAGGAGTCCGGCATGTCCAAGGACGGCCACACGATCCACTGGATCGTGTACACCTCCCCGGTGCGCGACGAGAACGGCCGGGTGGTGGCCGCCATGGAGATGATGGTAGACATCACCCACCGCCGCGAGCTGGAATCCAAGCTGGCCGCGTCCGAGCACCGCTACCACGCCATCTTCGACTCCATCCCCAACGCGGTCTTCGTCCTGGACCGCAAGACGCTGGAGATTCTGAACTGCAACGAGTCCTCCCAGGAAATGTACGGCTGGGGCCAGCTCGAGATGCGCGGCCGCAGCTTCATGGACTTCTTCCGCCACGACGAGGCCGGGGACTGGGAGGAGGCCGTTCGCTCCCAGTCCGAGATCGAGCTGTGCACCCACGTGGACAAGTCGGGTCGGCCGTTCTTCGTCTTCCTGAGCATCTCCCCGGCCCGGTTCGAGGGCCGCGACACCCTGATCGTGACCTGTACGGACGTGACCCGCAAGATCGAGATGGAGCGGCAGCTCATCCAGGCCAGCAAGATGACCACCCTGGGAGAGATGAGCACGGGCGTGGCCCACGAACTGAACCAGCCCCTGACCATCCTCCAGGCCATTTCCAACCTGCTCACCCACAGGGCCGAGAACGGCACCGAGATATCGCCGGAGATCATGCGCGAGATGGCCGAAGGCATCTCAACCCACGTTGACCGGGCGGCCAAGATCATCGAGCACATGCGCGAATTCGGGCGCAAGTCCGACCTGCGGACCATGCCGGTGCAGGTCAACGAGGTCCTGGAGCGCGGTTTCGAGTTCTTCAGCCAGCAGCTTCAGATCCACAATATCCGGGTGGACTGGGAGTTGGAGGAGGGGTTGCCCCTGATCATGGCCGACTCCAACCGGCTGGAACAGGTGGTCATCAATCTCCTGCTCAACGCCCGCGACGCCATCGAGGACCGCTGGAAGGACGAAAAAAGCAATGAGGACAAGCGGATCCTGCTTCAGTCCTTCAGCACGCCCGAGCGCGTGGTCTTCCGCATCTGCGACACGGGCGCGGGCATCCCCCCGGCCATCCGCGAGCGGCTGTTCGAGCCGTTCTTCACCACCAAGATCGTGGGCAAGGGCACCGGGCTCGGCCTGTCCATCTCCTACGGCATCGTCACCGACTACGGCGGGAAGATAAAGGCCGATTCCTGGGAACAGGGCGGTGCCTGTTTCGAGATATCCTTTCCCCGGGCCGAGTGCGAACTGTAG
- a CDS encoding NapC/NirT family cytochrome c, with protein sequence MQRKTKSVLLVLFGILIAFPIFSMTYYTMVRTSTPEFCGSCHEIRPAVMAWESSTHHNNAQGFVADCMDCHLPAPQDTVDFFFTKTMHGMKDVFSHFTGGDERYDRAVMRERIWATMKNDQCMKCHRNILHMPGKSGAMLAHRRVLYAGNGREYRCTDCHRHLVHNDRQFYEYKQFSAPYRASGLPNLGI encoded by the coding sequence ATGCAGCGAAAAACCAAATCGGTTCTGTTGGTCCTGTTCGGCATCCTGATCGCCTTTCCGATCTTCAGCATGACCTACTACACCATGGTCAGGACCTCGACCCCGGAGTTCTGCGGGTCGTGTCATGAGATCCGCCCGGCGGTCATGGCCTGGGAGAGCTCGACGCACCACAACAACGCGCAAGGGTTCGTGGCCGACTGCATGGACTGCCATCTGCCCGCGCCCCAGGACACCGTCGACTTCTTCTTCACCAAGACCATGCACGGGATGAAGGACGTGTTCTCCCACTTCACCGGTGGAGACGAGAGGTACGACAGGGCGGTCATGCGCGAGCGCATCTGGGCGACCATGAAGAACGACCAGTGCATGAAGTGCCACCGGAACATCCTGCACATGCCCGGCAAGAGCGGGGCCATGCTGGCCCACCGCAGGGTTCTCTACGCCGGAAACGGCCGGGAGTACCGCTGCACCGACTGCCACCGGCATCTGGTCCACAACGACAGGCAATTCTACGAGTACAAGCAGTTCAGCGCCCCGTACCGGGCCAGCGGGCTGCCCAATCTGGGTATCTAG
- a CDS encoding multiheme c-type cytochrome, with the protein MYRKTTFILTAAFAAIILTTVAAGAQNYPKVRELRMDRATPPQGTACIECHKQETPGIFADWAMSRHASAGITCLDCHQAQPGDGDISTSHEKYYSMGNLPMGEKQYFVPVASAVTPKDCSRCHPDEAMQYSKSKHANTLEIIWKIDPWLNGGMNSDNERKTGCFYCHGTVLKMKDGSLDPATWPNVGVGRLNMDGSLGSCTSCHTRHRFAVMEARKPETCGQCHLGPDHPQIEIFNESKHGDIYQAFKQEYNFDSAPGAWTPGVDYRAPTCASCHMSGSGDVATTHDVTERLSWETQAPLTVRPSEFKALPAATDWKVERDKMKNICSQCHGQAWIDDFYTQLDTSVQEYNEVYFKPAKKTLDELYEKGLLDKTKFFDEHLEVQFYELWHHEGRRARMGTAMMAPDYAWWHGFYECKHRYNQYMEEARHLIETNTKAYRYPDFPNATGDTTRPQQLFGKQ; encoded by the coding sequence ATGTATCGCAAAACGACGTTCATCCTCACCGCCGCGTTCGCGGCCATCATCCTGACCACCGTGGCGGCCGGAGCGCAGAATTACCCCAAGGTCCGCGAACTGCGCATGGACCGGGCCACCCCGCCCCAGGGCACGGCCTGCATCGAGTGCCACAAGCAGGAGACCCCGGGCATCTTCGCCGACTGGGCCATGAGCCGCCACGCCTCGGCGGGCATCACCTGCCTGGACTGCCACCAGGCCCAACCCGGCGACGGGGACATCAGCACCAGTCATGAGAAGTACTATTCCATGGGCAACCTGCCCATGGGCGAGAAGCAATACTTCGTGCCCGTGGCCTCGGCGGTCACGCCCAAGGACTGTTCGCGCTGCCACCCGGACGAGGCCATGCAGTACTCCAAGAGCAAGCACGCCAACACGCTCGAGATCATCTGGAAGATCGACCCCTGGCTCAACGGGGGCATGAACTCGGACAACGAGCGCAAGACCGGCTGCTTCTACTGCCACGGCACCGTGCTCAAGATGAAGGACGGCTCCCTCGACCCGGCCACCTGGCCCAACGTGGGCGTCGGCCGCCTGAACATGGACGGCTCGCTCGGCTCCTGCACCAGCTGCCACACCCGGCACCGCTTCGCGGTCATGGAGGCCCGCAAGCCCGAGACCTGCGGCCAGTGCCACCTCGGCCCGGACCATCCGCAGATCGAGATATTCAACGAATCCAAGCACGGCGACATCTACCAGGCGTTCAAGCAGGAGTACAACTTCGACTCCGCGCCCGGCGCCTGGACCCCGGGGGTGGACTACCGCGCCCCGACCTGCGCCTCCTGCCACATGTCCGGCTCGGGCGACGTGGCCACCACCCACGACGTGACCGAGCGCCTCTCCTGGGAGACCCAGGCCCCGCTGACCGTCCGCCCGTCCGAATTCAAGGCCCTGCCCGCGGCCACGGACTGGAAGGTGGAGCGCGACAAGATGAAGAACATTTGCAGCCAGTGCCACGGCCAGGCCTGGATCGACGACTTCTATACCCAGCTCGACACTTCGGTGCAGGAGTACAACGAGGTCTACTTCAAGCCCGCCAAGAAGACCCTGGACGAGCTCTATGAAAAGGGGCTGCTCGACAAGACCAAGTTCTTCGACGAGCACCTCGAGGTGCAGTTCTATGAACTGTGGCACCACGAGGGCCGCCGGGCCCGCATGGGCACGGCCATGATGGCCCCGGACTACGCCTGGTGGCACGGCTTCTACGAGTGCAAGCACCGCTACAACCAGTACATGGAGGAGGCCCGCCACCTCATCGAGACCAACACCAAGGCCTACCGCTATCCCGACTTCCCCAACGCCACCGGCGACACCACCCGCCCGCAGCAGCTGTTCGGCAAGCAGTAG